The genomic stretch TTCACCTAACAAAACGAACCACCCaaaaatttcctaacaaaattaaccaccgaaaaaaaaatacctaaccACATGCAATCTCACCTTGCTTGAAGAAACAAACCAAACCACAAAGAATCAAACCAAACCACAAAGAATTGCAACCCAAAATCCGGTGGCCTTGGTGGATTCTGCTGACCTTGGGCGGATTCCATGATTCTAGTGGCCTTGAGTATTGGTGGTTTAGGTATAGCTGCATAGATGAGTGGGGATAACGTAGaaagcgttttttttttcttgtctatgGGGATTTTGGTGGGCTGATGCCATGTTTTCGTATGTATTGTGTGTTGGTGATTTTAGCTTACTTGTCAAAATATTAGTGAAGGCTGTAAACTCTTGTTTTACAGCCCATCCTCATAGAATGagctctcatatatataatgtagCGTGTATTGACTCACTGAATTTGATCAATGAGATGAGATGAGGGTTTGGAAATAGATTGATTATAGTGGCTTGAATGCTAAGATCAACTCAACCACATGCTAGTTATTAGAGATGGTGGGGTACATTGATCTATACTTAGGCGGAGTGATTATTGTTGTTTTGCAGCTTCCTAATGACTAATAAATTCAAGCATTTccaattttcattcatttttctctctaataAATTATAGTCATATGGTGTTAATTAGGATTGTTTTTATGCTAAAATTGGTTGAAGCACCGATCTTAGAATCTTGGGAGACTTGTGAGAGGAATTAACATCAAGGCAATATTGctaattgtcattttaaaatgtttgaAAACCAAGAAATGTAATTCAAATAATCTAAACCACAAAATAGTATATAGGTGcattttattctatttattaTTCCAAATCTTTTTGGCAATGACAATTTGATGTCATTATTATGGAAATTATTGACTTTTTTAGTATTCTTTCATAATCCAAATTCATTCCAATTCTTCTTCTAGTGCATTATTCGTAACATTATTGCTTGTCATGAATTACCTTTGTCTTAATCATTTttacataaaataacaatagTATACAAAGAGTAATTTGAATATAAGTAGGaagtaatcaagaaaaaaattagggaaaattatatttactacCTTTAACTACCACCCTATTTGCATTGTCTTTccaatattataatttttgcaatgcccCTTCCAATTTATCATTGGCGTTGCAAACTTGCAACATCCCCTTTCTGTGCTAAAAATGAcaataacgaaaaaaaaaaaaaaaaaaaaaaattgaaattggaaaaaaaaagaagcaaaacatgtaaaaaaattaaaaaataaataaataaataaattggaaaaaagaggcaaaaatttaagaaatgatAGATTGGGGATAGTGTCATTTTGGGTCGCAAAAGGGAGATATTGTAATGGCAATAATAAattgagagtattgcaaataTAGTAATAGTTAGAATTAGGTAAATGTAGTttcttctaaaaatttaaaatacgtTTATTAAGCTTGCAATGTTTTATGGCATAaaggagcaaaaaaaaaaacgtgagaTTAAATAATTCAAATCCGAGGCATTAGACGCCGCATAACTTTATgctagtttttatatttatttattacgtCCATTTTAAATGGTAAaatatatctttctttttgaaaagaTAGTTCTTATTCAATAACTCAGAAAGATCTGGAAAAGATCACAAAGAAGGGAGAAGTTCTTCCCTTCGTACAATACAACAAATGTCCGATGGAATATCCTCCAACTAGATTGCATTTATGACATGGGTGGTAGCCATCTTAGCTAGCCGATGAGTTGCAGTATTGGCCTCCCTAGGTATATGGGTAAATTTAGCATTCTCAAAAGCCCGCATTTCTAATTGTATTCCCTCCTCAGAGTGTTTATAACTGCTTCCACAGTGTCCATTTCCATTAACTTATTTGACAATCACCTTAGCATCCCCTTCAAAAATAATCTGCCAAAAGCCAAGCTTCCTACCAAAGACGGCAGCTGGGTAGCATAAACGGCTGCTAGGGCTTTTGCCATTGCAGGTTCAACCTCTTTCGTGATACTGCGGGCTGCCAAGAAAGCACTTGTTAAGTTTCGAGTAATGCATCCCAAAACTATCCATCCATTTTTCACATCCACCGCAACATcccaattcattttgatataGTCAGCAAGAGGCTGCATCCATTTCCCCATGCTCTGTTCCCCGTCTTTCTTCGGTTCCACCTCCTCTGGCATGGTCACGTTATAGAATTCCTCCAGTGCCTCTTGCGCTTCACGTGCAAGTTGGGTTGGATCCATGAAGGATTCTCCATGAACCACAACATTTATACGCAGCCAGATACGTCTCGCTGTGACTACTAAAACCTCAAGTTCAGCTGTATCACATTGTTCCATTACCTCCTCAAAAAGGTTGGTAAAAGGCTTGCCTACACACATGCCTTTTTGCAGCTTTTTCATCCCACACCCCCATACATCATTTGCTGAAGGACAATTCCACAGGATATGCTCCACTGTCTCATCTTCTGTTTCATATATGGGGCAAAACTTGTTTTGTACTACACCCCTGCAAAATAAGTTCACCTTGGTGGGTAGTGAATTGTTCAGAGCCCTCCATAAAAACATCTTGACTGCATTAGGAACAGCTATTTTCCAGCACCTCTTCCAGAGTCATTATTCTAGTTTGGTGTTGACCCTCCACACCGTATGCTCGCCATCGTTTCCATCTCTAAATGGTACAGACTTCAAACAGAAAAATCTCCATTAGTAGTGCATCGccaaattaatttatctttGGTTGGGGTTGGACTTAGCGGAATTCCTTTGATCACTTGGGCTTCATGCTCTTGAAACACTGTGTCAATGAGAATGCCCTTCCAGCTTTTCGTGTTTTGATCGATGAGATCAACAACTCTAGCTCTCGCATCCAAAACAATTCGGGGTGATTGAACCGTGTTGAAGGAGTTGGAATCCACCTATCTCCCCACACTCTTATATCCGTCCCCCCACCCACCCTCCAAATAAGTCCAGTTTTAGTACCATTTGAGCAGCCATGATACTCAGCTAAGCAAAGGAAGGGTGTTGCCCTACTTGGCCCTCCAAAACAGATTTTGAAGGGTACTATTTAGCTCCAATAATTCGTGCATCCAAAGAATTTGGAGATTGTAGGAGCCTCCAAATTTGTTTTGCAAGTATGGCTTTATTGAAAGTCACCAAGTCTAGATACCCCAAACCTCCTTCCGATTTTGATTTTCCTATCCACTCTCAACTCACCCAATGAATTCTTGAGGTATTATGCTTATGTCCacaccaaaatctttgcatcATTCCATGTGTCTCTTTGCATAAGGAAATTGGGAGGAGGAAAACACTTATGCAATATGTGGGTATGGCTTGAACCACCGCTTTGAGCAATATTTCCTTTCCCACTTGTGACAGAAatttattctttcaattttgGAGGCAAATCCACACTCTATCCTTTAGACTTTGAAAGGCCTTCATCCTCGACTTTCCTACCAAGGTTGGGAGtcccaaatattttttcataGCTTTGGGTGGCATGTAGACTTGAGAGTTTGGAGATCTCTTCCCTTTTTCAAGCCTTGTGTTGTGTCTAAAGAAAATGGATGTCTTTTCCTTGTTGAGCTTTTGTCCCGAAGCTAGTTCATACATGTCCAAAATTCGCAAGAGTCTCCTCCATTCCACCGAATTACCcttacaaaataaaagactatcatctaaaaagaaaatgtaactCAAGCGTGGGTATTTTTTGAATGTTGGCACCCCTGTGATAGCTCCCTTCTGAACAGCCTGGGTAATAAGAGAACTCAAAGCTTCTGCACAAAGGATAAATAGGTACAGAGATAGAAGGTCTCCTTGGTGAATTCCTCTTAAGGTCTTAATATGTCCAACTGGCTGACCATTGATTAAGATAGTACACGAGACTATGCGCGCACACTTCATAATCAACTTTATCCATTTGGTAGAAAAACCCATCTTCGTCATAACTGCTTGTAAGAAACCTCATTCCACTATATTACATGTCTTGCTCATGTCAAGCTTGACTCCCATAAATCCCACCTTTCTCCACATTCGGGTGTGCATAGAGTGTAGTGTTTCATATGCTACTAGAATATTATCCGTTATCAATCTACTTGATATGAAAGCACTTTGGTTCTCCGAATAAGCTGGGGGAGCACTATCATCAGTCGATTAGCCAATACTTTAGCGATAAGCTTATAAGTCACATTACACAAGCTTATGGGTCTAAAATCAGATACATTAGAaggaaccattttttttttttttttttttggtatcaaagcaataTGTGTAACATTAATTTGCTCATCCATCTTTCAACAGTTGAGAAAGTGAAGGACTGCATTACATACCTCTAGTAGACATTTGCCCAATTTTGTTGATAAAATTCGGCTGAAAAACCATTGCACCCCAGTGCTTTAAGGAGTGTCATCTGGGTCAATGCTCTATGAACCTCATCAGATGTGAATGTTGCTCCTAGTTTACATTCATATCCATAGAAACCCTCCCAACAATAGCACTTGTGTAATTCTCGACATTATGTGGCATAACTGACGTGAATAGCTCATTGTAAAAGCCAACAAAGGTTTGTTCAATTGTCTATTGGCTACTACACAGCTACTCCACTCCAACATGGATATGTTCTATATAATTACGCCGCTGACGTTGTCATA from Corylus avellana chromosome ca1, CavTom2PMs-1.0 encodes the following:
- the LOC132169423 gene encoding uncharacterized protein LOC132169423, whose protein sequence is MASIRGVVQNKFCPIYETEDETVEHILWNCPSANDVWGCGMKKLQKGMCVGKPFTNLFEEVMEQCDTAELEVLVVTARRIWLRINVVVHGESFMDPTQLAREAQEALEEFYNVTMPEEVEPKKDGEQSMGKWMQPLADYIKMNWDVAVDVKNGWIVLGCITRNLTSAFLAARSITKEVEPAMAKALAAVYATQLPSLVGSLAFGRLFLKGMLR